In the genome of Photobacterium sp. TLY01, one region contains:
- a CDS encoding 5'/3'-nucleotidase SurE, translating into MKLAMEKLLAAGLLSASVISAPVMAMNIVLTNDDSWDTQNIQILKAALVTAGHHVIMSAPCTGQSGKGGAMTFLKPVSVDETKASEHEFCVGDTDTSVAFEDYAEGTPVMAVLYGIDVAAQTVWGKAPDLVISGPNEGNNLGFMNNNSGTLGATMIALSRGIPAIAVSAHENTAHDAAQSELVANAVVEVVATLESSRPAGGPLLPAYTGLNINTPEDMSNHLGYKLTDVGWNSGGIELKFSDDLSSDAVLMGYMVQKLMAGGMDQVTAQATAQAAMQGKQGLSFGMGDAGDANANSEGNAVKAGYITISTIDGNVQAARAKVSLTEQRLLGLN; encoded by the coding sequence ATGAAACTCGCAATGGAAAAACTGCTGGCTGCCGGCCTTCTCTCTGCTTCTGTTATCAGTGCGCCCGTGATGGCCATGAATATTGTGCTGACCAACGATGACAGCTGGGATACGCAAAATATTCAGATTCTGAAAGCAGCCCTGGTGACTGCCGGACATCACGTGATTATGTCGGCGCCCTGTACAGGCCAGAGCGGCAAAGGGGGGGCAATGACCTTCCTGAAACCGGTCAGTGTGGATGAAACGAAAGCCTCAGAGCATGAATTCTGTGTCGGCGATACCGACACCAGTGTGGCGTTTGAAGACTATGCCGAAGGCACACCTGTGATGGCTGTGCTCTATGGTATTGATGTGGCTGCGCAAACTGTTTGGGGCAAGGCGCCTGATCTGGTGATTTCCGGCCCGAATGAAGGAAACAATCTGGGCTTCATGAACAACAACTCAGGGACTTTAGGGGCAACTATGATTGCACTGAGCCGCGGGATCCCGGCGATTGCCGTCAGCGCCCATGAGAATACTGCGCATGATGCGGCTCAGTCTGAGTTGGTGGCAAATGCTGTGGTTGAGGTGGTGGCCACGCTGGAAAGCAGCCGTCCGGCTGGTGGCCCGTTACTGCCGGCTTATACCGGCCTGAATATCAACACGCCGGAAGATATGTCAAATCATCTGGGCTACAAGTTGACGGATGTGGGCTGGAACAGCGGCGGTATCGAGCTGAAGTTCAGCGATGACCTGTCCAGTGATGCGGTGCTGATGGGTTATATGGTGCAGAAGCTGATGGCCGGGGGCATGGATCAGGTAACCGCGCAAGCCACCGCACAGGCGGCGATGCAGGGCAAGCAAGGGCTCTCGTTCGGCATGGGGGATGCCGGAGATGCCAACGCCAATTCCGAAGGCAATGCGGTGAAGGCGGGGTATATCACGATCAGTACCATAGACGGCAATGTTCAGGCAGCGAGAGCCAAGGTTTCCCTGACTGAGCAGCGTCTGCTGGGTCTGAACTAG
- a CDS encoding SCP2 domain-containing protein: MHLQRLPGFTELAPQLLKYHCRLAPFFVHKALIEQALAVVLKDALSEGELDFLADRTVTIAIADLDWSFTLTLITGRLVVLPSVPAPNAVMKACSQDFIRIAARQVDPDTLFFQRRLTMAGDTELGLAVKNLLDSLELDKLPVSFNGLLSKAATLCGTD; the protein is encoded by the coding sequence GTGCATTTGCAAAGATTGCCGGGCTTTACAGAGCTGGCACCGCAGTTGTTGAAATACCATTGCCGGCTGGCGCCGTTTTTTGTCCACAAGGCCTTGATTGAGCAGGCGCTGGCTGTGGTGTTGAAAGATGCTTTATCTGAAGGGGAGCTGGATTTTCTGGCCGATCGGACGGTGACGATCGCCATCGCAGATCTGGATTGGTCGTTTACCCTGACGCTGATAACCGGAAGGTTGGTGGTGTTGCCTTCTGTGCCTGCACCGAATGCGGTGATGAAAGCCTGCAGCCAGGATTTCATCCGTATCGCTGCCCGTCAGGTGGATCCCGATACGCTTTTCTTCCAGCGCCGGTTAACGATGGCGGGAGATACGGAATTAGGTCTGGCGGTCAAAAATCTGCTGGACAGCCTTGAGCTTGATAAATTGCCCGTATCGTTCAACGGGTTGCTGTCCAAAGCGGCAACATTGTGCGGTACTGACTAA
- a CDS encoding peptidase U32 family protein, with amino-acid sequence MELLCPAGNLPALKTAVDHGADAVYIGFKDDTNARHFTGLNFDGRRLEQAVDYVRQHNRKLHVALNTFAHPDGFSRWQQAVDKAAALGVDALIVADIAILDYAARRYPELELHLSVQASATNTAAIAFYRDHFNVKRVVLPRVLSIHQVKQLARNSKVELEVFAFGSLCIMAEGRCYLSSYLTGESPNTAGACSPAKFVRWQETGDGLESRLNGILIDRYRQGEKAGYPTLCKGRFDTQVNGREQRGHVLEAPTSLNTLSLLPELFRTGITSVKIEGRQRSQAYVEQVTRTWRQAIDSYQANPEAYQVQSAWDLTLSRLSEGAQTTLGAYQRQWQ; translated from the coding sequence ATGGAACTGCTCTGTCCGGCCGGTAATTTACCCGCACTCAAAACCGCCGTCGATCATGGCGCCGATGCGGTCTATATCGGCTTCAAAGATGACACCAATGCCCGCCATTTTACCGGCCTGAACTTTGACGGCCGGAGACTCGAACAAGCCGTGGACTATGTCCGCCAGCACAACCGAAAACTGCATGTCGCCCTCAATACCTTTGCCCATCCCGACGGTTTCAGTCGCTGGCAGCAGGCGGTCGACAAAGCCGCCGCACTGGGTGTTGATGCCCTGATTGTGGCGGATATCGCGATCCTGGATTATGCCGCCCGCCGCTACCCTGAGCTGGAACTGCACCTGTCGGTTCAGGCCTCGGCGACCAATACAGCAGCGATTGCGTTTTACCGTGATCACTTCAACGTCAAGCGGGTCGTGCTGCCTCGTGTGCTGTCCATTCACCAGGTAAAACAGCTGGCCCGCAATAGTAAGGTCGAGCTGGAAGTCTTTGCCTTTGGCAGTTTGTGCATCATGGCTGAAGGCCGGTGTTATTTATCTTCTTATCTGACCGGTGAGTCGCCCAACACAGCCGGGGCCTGCTCGCCGGCTAAATTTGTCCGCTGGCAGGAAACCGGAGACGGGCTGGAATCGCGCCTGAACGGTATTTTGATTGACCGTTACCGCCAGGGTGAAAAAGCCGGTTATCCCACTTTGTGCAAAGGTCGATTTGACACCCAGGTAAACGGACGGGAACAACGGGGACATGTTCTGGAAGCACCGACCAGCCTCAATACCCTCAGTCTGCTTCCTGAGCTGTTCAGAACGGGGATTACCTCGGTCAAAATTGAAGGCAGGCAACGCAGCCAGGCTTATGTCGAGCAAGTCACCCGCACCTGGCGACAGGCAATCGACAGTTACCAGGCCAATCCCGAAGCCTATCAGGTTCAGTCCGCATGGGATCTCACGCTCAGCCGCCTGTCGGAAGGCGCACAAACCACACTGGGCGCTTACCAGCGGCAGTGGCAATAA
- a CDS encoding U32 family peptidase codes for MKYSLGPLLYFWPKTAVESFYHAACSSDADIVYLGETVCAKRRLMKPADWMLLARELAAAGKEVVLSTQALLEAPSEINVMKKYIENGEFSIEANDVSAIHLAHQQNIPFVVGPAVNCYNAQTLQIFVRQGMTRWCMPVELSRDWLNHILTDCDALGIRHQFETEVFSYGYLPLAYSARCFTARAEGKAKDDCQTCCIHYPQGLAANSQEDQRLFTLNGIQTQSGTCYNLIKDLASMEGLVDVVRISPIAKETLATLSAFKHDGATAETPSVTHSMHCNGYWHRLAGIDTGSV; via the coding sequence ATGAAGTATTCATTAGGGCCACTGTTGTACTTCTGGCCAAAAACGGCGGTCGAGTCTTTCTATCACGCAGCCTGCAGCAGTGACGCCGATATCGTCTATCTGGGCGAAACCGTGTGTGCGAAACGGCGGCTGATGAAACCCGCCGACTGGATGCTGCTGGCCCGGGAGCTGGCCGCTGCGGGTAAAGAGGTCGTCTTGTCCACGCAAGCGCTGCTGGAAGCACCCAGCGAAATCAATGTCATGAAGAAATACATTGAGAACGGCGAATTCAGTATCGAAGCCAATGATGTCTCCGCCATCCATCTCGCCCACCAGCAAAATATTCCCTTTGTGGTTGGCCCGGCGGTCAATTGTTATAACGCGCAGACCTTACAGATTTTCGTCAGGCAGGGCATGACACGCTGGTGCATGCCGGTCGAGCTGTCGCGGGACTGGCTGAATCATATTCTGACCGATTGCGATGCTCTGGGGATCCGTCACCAGTTTGAAACGGAAGTCTTCAGTTACGGCTATCTGCCGCTGGCCTATTCCGCCCGTTGCTTTACCGCCCGAGCGGAAGGCAAAGCCAAAGACGACTGTCAGACCTGCTGCATCCATTACCCGCAAGGCTTGGCTGCAAACAGTCAGGAAGACCAGCGACTGTTCACCCTGAATGGGATTCAGACGCAATCCGGCACCTGTTATAACCTGATCAAAGATCTCGCCAGCATGGAAGGACTGGTAGATGTGGTGCGCATCAGCCCGATAGCCAAAGAGACTCTGGCCACGCTCAGTGCATTCAAACATGACGGCGCGACAGCTGAAACGCCTTCAGTGACCCATAGCATGCATTGCAATGGTTACTGGCACCGGCTGGCGGGTATCGACACCGGATCGGTGTGA
- a CDS encoding isochorismatase family protein, producing MPLTQLDSRTALIVIDLQKGIVGLPLAHDAGAVVKQAARLAEAFRHHQLPVVLVNVAGGSPGRTEQARSGGEPASDWTELVSAMSPQADDICITKRSWGAFSHTDLAERLDALSVTQVVVVGIATSIGVESTARQAYEIGLNVTLCTDAMTDMNVYAHHNSLERIFPRLGETGTTEALLALLAER from the coding sequence ATGCCGCTGACACAACTGGACAGTCGTACTGCATTGATTGTGATTGATCTGCAAAAAGGCATCGTGGGGTTGCCTCTGGCCCATGATGCGGGGGCTGTTGTCAAACAGGCCGCAAGGCTGGCAGAGGCGTTTCGGCATCATCAGTTACCGGTTGTTCTGGTGAATGTGGCCGGCGGTTCGCCTGGGCGGACTGAGCAAGCCCGCAGTGGCGGCGAGCCAGCCAGCGACTGGACCGAACTGGTATCGGCGATGTCACCTCAAGCAGATGATATCTGTATCACCAAACGCAGTTGGGGGGCGTTCAGCCATACGGATCTGGCAGAAAGGCTCGATGCCTTGTCGGTGACGCAAGTGGTGGTGGTCGGTATCGCGACCAGTATTGGTGTGGAATCGACCGCTCGTCAGGCGTATGAGATTGGATTGAATGTCACCCTCTGTACAGATGCCATGACGGACATGAATGTCTACGCGCATCATAATTCACTGGAACGTATCTTTCCCCGTTTGGGTGAAACAGGCACCACAGAGGCATTGTTGGCTTTACTGGCTGAGCGCTAG
- a CDS encoding MFS transporter — translation MSTAANPLVAILKDRSKALALFVIMLPVLLVTIDNTILNFSLPRIASALSPSAAQQLWIIDAYSIVLAGLLVTMGGAGDRLGHRKMLFIGCSGFAAVSLIVVFSQQAWHLIAGRAVLGFFGAMILPATLALIRSAFEDREERRIAVAVWATCLTIGSALGPLVGGVLLQYYDWQSVFLVALPFLAPVILFAPFCLPESEKQPAFSIDYWSITLSLVAMVSLMFALKHGATEGIDAWAISTFICGLVFGVLFVRRQLVLKDPLLDLKLFTIPAFSVSIAVNLVSLGLLIGFIYLATQLMQIVLGSSPLVASLNLVPGQVLAIVAGMAVVPVVQRIAPNRVIAFCLVLAGAAFMIFALFDISMLTIAVAFAFLNIGVAAITTVTNDLVLSSVPADSAGSASSVSETAYEAGVVLGTTLIGGAVAWLYRAHFVAPAGIDVSAVMQAEETLPGAYAVSQTLSGEWADSLLESASQAFTQSVQLTSLGVAATVLAVVFIVLKYLKLPSSESAELATEMQD, via the coding sequence ATGAGCACAGCCGCTAATCCACTGGTTGCTATTTTGAAAGATCGCTCAAAAGCACTGGCACTGTTTGTCATCATGCTGCCAGTTCTTTTGGTAACGATTGATAACACCATTCTGAACTTTTCACTGCCGCGCATTGCGTCTGCACTGAGCCCTTCTGCCGCTCAGCAATTGTGGATTATTGATGCTTATTCTATTGTTCTGGCCGGACTACTCGTCACCATGGGGGGAGCCGGCGATCGACTCGGCCACAGGAAAATGCTGTTTATCGGTTGTAGCGGTTTTGCCGCTGTGTCGCTGATTGTCGTGTTTTCCCAACAGGCCTGGCATCTGATTGCGGGTCGGGCGGTGTTGGGCTTTTTCGGGGCGATGATTTTACCTGCGACTTTGGCTTTGATCCGTTCGGCCTTTGAAGACAGGGAAGAAAGGCGCATCGCGGTGGCCGTTTGGGCCACGTGTCTGACCATTGGCTCGGCGCTGGGGCCTCTGGTGGGCGGTGTCTTGCTGCAGTATTACGACTGGCAATCGGTATTTTTAGTCGCCTTGCCATTTTTAGCCCCTGTCATCCTTTTTGCACCGTTCTGTCTGCCTGAATCGGAAAAGCAACCTGCATTCAGTATCGACTACTGGAGCATTACGTTAAGCCTGGTGGCCATGGTGAGCCTGATGTTTGCGCTGAAACATGGTGCAACAGAAGGCATTGATGCATGGGCTATCTCGACCTTTATCTGCGGCTTGGTGTTTGGTGTGCTGTTTGTACGCCGGCAATTGGTCTTAAAAGATCCGTTGCTGGATCTCAAGCTGTTCACCATCCCGGCATTTTCAGTGTCGATTGCAGTGAATCTGGTCAGCCTTGGTCTGCTGATCGGATTTATCTATCTCGCAACACAGTTGATGCAAATTGTCCTGGGCAGTTCCCCGTTAGTGGCCAGCCTGAATTTGGTGCCGGGCCAGGTCTTAGCGATTGTCGCTGGGATGGCTGTGGTACCTGTTGTACAGCGGATCGCACCCAACCGGGTGATTGCGTTTTGCCTGGTATTAGCCGGCGCTGCGTTTATGATTTTTGCGCTGTTTGATATCTCGATGCTGACCATTGCCGTTGCGTTTGCATTCTTGAATATTGGGGTGGCGGCGATTACGACGGTGACCAATGATCTGGTTCTGTCGTCGGTTCCGGCCGACAGCGCAGGCAGTGCATCTTCCGTGAGTGAAACTGCCTATGAAGCGGGTGTGGTGTTAGGGACGACACTGATTGGTGGGGCGGTTGCCTGGCTATATCGGGCTCATTTTGTGGCACCAGCAGGGATTGATGTCTCCGCAGTGATGCAGGCAGAAGAAACATTACCCGGCGCTTATGCAGTGAGCCAGACGTTGAGTGGTGAATGGGCGGATTCTCTGCTCGAATCTGCCTCACAGGCCTTTACGCAAAGTGTACAGCTGACCAGCCTGGGCGTTGCGGCGACTGTGCTGGCAGTGGTGTTTATTGTGCTCAAATACCTCAAGCTACCGAGTTCGGAGAGCGCTGAACTGGCAACTGAGATGCAAGACTGA
- a CDS encoding prephenate dehydrogenase dimerization domain-containing protein gives MATLLASEGHSVTVADQVAPAYPVDYVISDVRYLDRALTEKIKAASGVVFALPESAAAASLMTYAPLLTSVDVVVNTCSVQVPFHQIAADCLPSVSSVGVNPMFSPKLACHGRPVVVCEPAQSQAGAMISALLARQGMQVSQMNPDDHDNNMALCQALPHAAILSFLTALVNQGCDIKVIYQIAPPPMKTLLSLAARILANEPETYWDIQACNQAAAKQRDGLMASLSGLNSQVESDDYSAFVAQLVDAREHLKEILPQSEQEAACIFQTLMTLNTGGQDEHSR, from the coding sequence ATGGCGACATTACTTGCGTCTGAAGGCCACTCGGTCACCGTTGCAGATCAAGTTGCGCCTGCATACCCGGTGGACTATGTGATCAGTGATGTGCGCTATCTTGATCGCGCACTGACAGAAAAAATAAAAGCGGCTTCCGGTGTTGTTTTTGCGCTGCCCGAATCAGCTGCAGCGGCCTCGTTGATGACTTATGCCCCTTTGCTGACCTCAGTGGATGTCGTTGTGAATACCTGCTCAGTACAGGTGCCCTTCCATCAGATCGCGGCAGACTGCCTGCCGTCTGTCAGTAGTGTCGGAGTGAATCCTATGTTTTCACCCAAACTGGCTTGTCACGGACGTCCGGTTGTCGTTTGTGAACCGGCTCAGAGCCAGGCCGGTGCCATGATATCGGCACTGCTGGCCAGGCAGGGAATGCAGGTCTCGCAGATGAACCCGGATGATCATGATAACAATATGGCGCTTTGTCAGGCGTTGCCGCATGCTGCAATTCTGTCTTTCCTGACGGCATTGGTGAACCAAGGCTGCGATATCAAGGTTATTTACCAAATCGCCCCGCCGCCCATGAAAACATTATTGAGCCTGGCGGCCCGGATCCTCGCCAATGAGCCTGAAACCTACTGGGATATTCAGGCCTGTAACCAAGCGGCCGCAAAGCAGCGCGATGGGCTGATGGCTTCACTTTCAGGATTAAATTCACAGGTAGAAAGCGATGATTATTCGGCTTTTGTCGCTCAGCTGGTTGATGCCAGAGAACATTTAAAGGAAATACTGCCTCAGTCTGAGCAGGAGGCCGCGTGTATTTTTCAGACATTAATGACGCTTAACACGGGAGGACAAGATGAGCACAGCCGCTAA